In Lacibacter sp. H375, one DNA window encodes the following:
- a CDS encoding hybrid sensor histidine kinase/response regulator transcription factor — MLFNHVTLEHGLSSNSVLSITQDHKGFLWFGTRMGVNRYDGTRFKHYLHNDKDSNTLNNNNVLSLFCDSRNTIWAGTSSGLNRYNETKDYFERIPLTTGTLYISYIYEDRKGTIWIGSSDGLYALVNGQPDKRKIFRAGNVNSIAGNNVRTLFEDHNGHLWVGSNNGLTRMVPQANGYRFENFTHDPANPRSLSARNVTAIAEDAKQQLWIGTLNNGINLFDAAANSFTRFGKTGNSTSGLINNNIRIITTTRNGMLWVGTQEGLSIIDPVTKNIHSYQNDPGNKKSLSQNSIHSLYEDANGSVWIGTYFGGANSTYPYSTKFSVLQNNASRTSLGNNVVSSIVEDGQHNLWMGTEGGGLNYYNRSTGLFTVYKNDINDAASLGSNLVKIVLVDKEQNIWCGTHGGGLNVLDRRQNKFKRYMYKENDAATLHSEIISLVEDDNERLWVGSNSGLHLFSKKGIELTPLSFSTINGFVNGITARTFYNDAQGAVWIGGAPGLYVVNGNNMKELNDDLYINTITQDKKGNIWAALSYGGIAMYNSSNGQFVRYTEKDGLPNTNVISLLEDDNGFFWLSTDNGLIKYDPVLKTAQTYTVSDGLAGNEFNYNSYLRDSRGEFFFGGYHGITSFFPGNIETNSYVAPVVFTGLRLFNNNVEINGEDGLLDRNINQMKRIVFTHKQNVFTIEFALLNFIKSNKNQYAYKLEGFDKNWNKVTTASATYTNLPSGTYTFVVKAANNDGVWSQPASIELKILPPFWLTWWAYCIYILAFAAILFLVIRFFFLRALLKKEDELHQVKLNFFTNVSHEIRTHLTLIMAPVDKLLDKKQNDGFVQQQLTQVKTNANRLLKLVSELMDFRKAETNHLNLRFERHNLIPFLQDICSSFQEISAAKHIHVSFIHDAEDIPVYFDKEQLEKVFFNLLANAFKFTHEGGRISLMVERKDNRVNISVTDNGKGIAPEYLDKLFTNFFQVAEHGLQNTGYGIGLALSKNIVELHKGTIGVESEQSLNGKEGRTVFKVTLLQGNRHFETPNLTETNPVVKTTVIESVPVEAAHQPITTAETPREKQFSILITEDNAELRSLVKETFIDQYNVIACEDGLQGWNTAVELIPDLIISDVMMPEMDGFTLCTKLKTDERTSHIPVILLTAKSSQDDQVNGLETGADIYITKPFSKKILELNVRNLLAAREKLREKFSQQIIAAPETTATTETVADAFVNTVDKEFLTRVMQLVDEHMDDPDFGVEKLARKVAMSPPILYKKIKAVSNMSVNEFVKSLRLKKAAQLLQQTDMTVYEVAYNVGYNDRKYFSREFKKQFGKTPSEYAGVNKDEQQ, encoded by the coding sequence ATGCTCTTCAATCATGTAACATTAGAACATGGCTTATCGAGCAATTCAGTTTTATCCATTACGCAAGACCACAAGGGGTTTCTTTGGTTTGGTACACGCATGGGTGTTAACCGCTACGATGGTACCCGGTTTAAACATTATCTCCACAACGACAAAGACAGCAATACCCTTAATAATAATAATGTACTTTCCCTTTTCTGCGATTCCCGCAACACCATCTGGGCGGGCACATCCTCCGGGCTTAACCGCTATAACGAAACAAAAGATTATTTCGAACGGATACCGCTAACCACAGGCACGCTTTATATCAGTTATATTTATGAAGACAGGAAAGGCACAATCTGGATTGGAAGTTCAGATGGTTTGTATGCCCTTGTCAACGGGCAACCAGATAAAAGAAAAATCTTCAGGGCAGGAAATGTCAATAGTATTGCAGGTAATAATGTAAGGACCCTATTTGAAGATCATAACGGTCATTTATGGGTGGGCAGTAACAATGGCCTTACACGAATGGTGCCACAAGCCAATGGCTATCGTTTCGAAAACTTTACGCATGATCCGGCCAATCCACGTTCGTTAAGTGCCAGGAATGTTACTGCAATTGCAGAAGATGCCAAACAGCAGTTGTGGATTGGCACATTGAACAACGGCATTAATTTATTTGATGCTGCTGCAAATTCTTTTACACGTTTTGGTAAAACAGGAAATAGCACTAGCGGACTGATCAATAATAATATCCGCATTATTACCACAACACGCAATGGTATGTTGTGGGTTGGTACACAGGAAGGATTAAGCATTATTGACCCGGTCACAAAAAACATACATTCTTATCAAAACGATCCCGGCAATAAAAAAAGTCTCAGTCAGAATTCTATTCACAGTTTGTACGAAGATGCCAACGGTTCAGTATGGATCGGCACTTACTTCGGCGGCGCAAATTCCACGTATCCCTACAGTACCAAATTTTCAGTTTTGCAAAATAATGCAAGCCGCACGAGCCTTGGTAATAATGTTGTGAGCAGTATTGTTGAAGACGGGCAACACAATTTATGGATGGGTACCGAAGGTGGTGGTTTAAATTATTACAACCGCAGCACCGGTTTGTTTACGGTTTATAAAAACGATATTAACGATGCGGCAAGTCTTGGTTCGAATTTGGTAAAGATTGTATTGGTGGATAAAGAACAAAACATCTGGTGTGGTACACATGGCGGTGGCTTAAATGTCCTCGACCGCAGACAAAATAAATTTAAACGTTACATGTATAAGGAAAATGATGCTGCTACACTGCATTCTGAAATCATCTCGCTGGTTGAAGATGACAACGAACGGCTATGGGTAGGATCAAATTCCGGTTTGCATCTGTTCAGTAAAAAAGGGATAGAGCTTACGCCCCTTTCGTTCAGTACAATAAATGGATTTGTAAACGGTATCACGGCAAGAACATTTTATAATGATGCACAAGGAGCAGTGTGGATTGGTGGTGCGCCTGGCTTGTATGTAGTGAATGGCAACAACATGAAAGAGCTGAACGATGATCTTTACATCAATACCATAACACAGGATAAGAAAGGAAATATATGGGCGGCACTAAGCTATGGCGGTATAGCAATGTATAACAGCAGTAACGGACAGTTTGTACGCTATACGGAGAAAGATGGTTTGCCCAATACAAATGTCATCAGTTTGCTGGAAGATGACAATGGTTTCTTTTGGCTCAGTACTGATAATGGATTGATCAAATACGATCCTGTTTTAAAAACAGCTCAAACCTATACAGTGAGCGATGGACTTGCAGGCAATGAATTTAATTACAACTCTTACCTCAGAGACAGCCGGGGTGAGTTTTTCTTTGGCGGCTATCATGGCATTACCAGCTTTTTTCCCGGCAATATTGAAACCAACAGCTATGTTGCCCCGGTTGTGTTTACGGGTTTGCGGCTATTCAATAATAATGTTGAAATTAATGGTGAAGACGGATTGCTTGATCGCAACATTAACCAAATGAAACGCATTGTGTTCACACACAAACAGAATGTATTTACAATTGAATTTGCGCTTCTGAATTTTATTAAAAGCAACAAAAATCAATACGCTTACAAACTCGAAGGCTTTGATAAAAACTGGAACAAAGTAACAACTGCTTCTGCCACATACACCAATCTCCCCTCAGGTACTTATACCTTCGTTGTAAAAGCTGCTAATAATGACGGCGTGTGGAGCCAGCCTGCATCAATTGAATTGAAAATACTTCCACCTTTTTGGCTTACATGGTGGGCCTATTGCATTTATATACTTGCTTTTGCGGCCATTTTATTTTTAGTGATTCGTTTCTTCTTTCTTCGTGCATTATTAAAGAAAGAAGATGAATTACACCAGGTGAAACTGAATTTTTTCACCAATGTATCGCATGAGATCCGTACACATCTTACGTTGATTATGGCACCTGTTGACAAACTGCTCGACAAAAAACAAAACGATGGGTTTGTTCAACAGCAATTAACCCAGGTAAAAACTAATGCCAACCGTCTACTAAAACTTGTAAGTGAACTGATGGATTTCCGAAAAGCAGAGACTAATCATTTAAACTTACGTTTTGAAAGGCACAACCTGATCCCCTTCCTTCAGGATATTTGCAGCAGCTTCCAGGAAATATCAGCAGCAAAGCATATTCATGTTTCCTTTATTCATGATGCTGAAGATATTCCTGTGTATTTTGACAAGGAACAGCTGGAGAAAGTGTTCTTTAACCTGTTGGCAAATGCATTTAAGTTCACGCATGAAGGTGGGCGAATTTCTTTAATGGTGGAACGGAAAGATAATAGGGTGAATATTTCTGTCACAGATAATGGTAAAGGTATTGCACCCGAATATCTGGATAAACTGTTTACCAATTTCTTCCAGGTGGCAGAACATGGCTTGCAAAACACAGGTTATGGAATTGGCTTGGCTTTGTCGAAAAATATAGTGGAGCTGCATAAAGGAACAATCGGCGTTGAGAGTGAACAATCGTTGAACGGAAAAGAAGGTCGAACTGTTTTCAAGGTTACATTACTGCAAGGCAATCGGCACTTCGAAACGCCTAATCTTACAGAAACAAATCCTGTTGTTAAAACAACGGTTATTGAATCTGTACCTGTTGAGGCAGCCCATCAGCCAATTACGACAGCAGAAACACCGAGAGAAAAACAATTCAGTATTTTAATTACAGAAGACAATGCGGAATTACGCAGCCTGGTTAAGGAAACATTCATTGATCAATACAATGTAATAGCCTGCGAAGATGGGCTGCAAGGATGGAACACTGCTGTTGAACTGATACCGGATCTCATCATCAGTGATGTGATGATGCCTGAGATGGATGGATTTACGCTTTGTACCAAATTAAAAACCGATGAGCGTACGAGTCATATACCTGTGATTTTACTTACTGCTAAAAGTTCGCAGGACGACCAGGTAAATGGATTGGAAACCGGTGCTGACATCTATATTACAAAACCATTCAGTAAAAAAATACTTGAACTGAATGTGCGTAACCTGCTGGCAGCACGTGAAAAACTGAGAGAAAAATTCAGTCAACAGATCATTGCAGCACCTGAAACAACCGCAACAACAGAAACAGTTGCTGATGCATTTGTAAATACTGTTGACAAAGAGTTTCTAACAAGAGTGATGCAGTTGGTGGATGAACATATGGATGATCCTGATTTTGGTGTAGAGAAACTGGCAAGAAAAGTGGCAATGAGTCCACCTATCCTTTACAAGAAGATCAAGGCCGTATCAAATATGTCGGTGAATGAATTTGTGAAATCATTGAGATTGAAGAAAGCTGCACAGCTGCTACAACAAACCGATATGACCGTTTATGAAGTGGCTTATAATGTTGGCTATAACGATCGTAAATACTTCAGCAGGGAGTTTAAAAAACAGTTTGGAAAAACTCCTAGTGAATACGCAGGTGTTAATAAAGACGAACAGCAATGA
- a CDS encoding SusC/RagA family TonB-linked outer membrane protein translates to MRLLKNLSLPPGTKFLSGLVALLFLPFLVFAQSKTITGTVKDENGRPVSGASVSIKKQNKGTTTNEAGNFTITAASGDVLIITAITFESNEVTVGSEKTITIQLKTKATELSDVVVVGYGTKTKRDIGGGVLTVDQRLLQNRPVTNTFDALQGTTPGLVITRTNGQPGREGLAARIRGITSLGVDNSPLVIIDGVEGDLASLNPNDIETISILEDAASASIYGAKAGGGVILVTTKAGRASLKPRFELTTMYTTRTPFARPELLSSRKQGELINAARVSANQNKDFTNQQLEWFDDPTVEDVWNSNSKTWEYYYNNDMVDILMRKQSTQRNINLSASGGSDKSTYLFSVGYLSQQGVFKFGPDSYSRFNARMNYNTKLSKIFSLDTRLSFVKENILAPSTGITGEGLMYHIYSLRAARNPIFTPGTNDSKYAFIGTISTAYPILKDGGYDQEDRYNMNGVISLNAKQILKGLDLKAVYSPGMVFSAREVFAKTVPRFTIDSNKLPVASTAINQVNSLNKTRPYVLNQNFFATADYDYKLNDHHFHLLGGFEYKTYKYDWVQAMQRALLLNNFETLNYTTLATADVTNVADNIQENRWLSYFGRLSYNFASRYYFEGVLRRDGSSRLSPGNKFQTFYSLNAFWRASQEEWFKQTLPWINEFKLAVSYGTAGGAQTSNPNASNYEFQSLLLRGFYPFNDSRTAFLRQGQLPSDGKQWEIIETTNFGVDIEVLKRRLRIHFDYFIKENNNVFVQQNLPALLGVTPNAANLAAIRVKGWGVTVNWTDKFRNGGYFVSANLSDDINKVIRYDGSNTYAAGINNTILGMSTNSIFGYKADGYFDTPEEVQGSPRRTTNTGVGDIKLLDINKDGFINQGIGTAANHGDLVYLGNTNPRYVFGVSAGVNWKGFDLSFLFNGVGKRSILIDPIASIGLYDGWRMPWAIHQDYWRPDNLNAKFPTIRFADRVNDQVSSHWVQDASYIRLKNLQVGYTFSKAKHHVKGLGDIRLYFSGQDLWELTGMWFNYYDPENTDRISFGYPLWRSYAMGLNISF, encoded by the coding sequence ATGCGATTGCTTAAAAATCTTTCATTGCCTCCCGGCACTAAATTTCTATCCGGGTTGGTTGCTCTCTTATTCCTTCCATTCCTCGTTTTTGCTCAGTCAAAAACAATAACAGGAACAGTAAAAGATGAAAACGGGAGGCCCGTTTCAGGTGCGTCTGTTAGCATTAAAAAGCAAAACAAAGGCACCACTACCAATGAGGCCGGCAACTTTACAATTACCGCTGCATCCGGCGATGTCCTGATTATTACTGCTATAACTTTTGAATCAAATGAGGTTACTGTTGGATCCGAAAAGACTATTACTATTCAACTAAAAACAAAGGCTACTGAGTTAAGTGATGTGGTAGTGGTGGGTTACGGCACCAAGACCAAACGTGATATTGGAGGTGGTGTATTAACAGTTGATCAGCGGTTATTGCAAAACAGACCGGTAACAAATACATTCGATGCCTTGCAGGGAACCACCCCCGGGCTTGTAATTACCCGTACAAATGGACAGCCAGGCCGTGAGGGTCTTGCGGCCAGGATAAGAGGCATTACTTCGCTTGGTGTAGATAATTCTCCCCTGGTTATTATTGATGGAGTTGAAGGAGATCTTGCTTCATTAAATCCTAATGATATTGAGACAATATCAATTTTGGAAGATGCAGCCTCGGCATCCATTTACGGTGCAAAAGCAGGCGGGGGTGTGATTTTGGTGACTACAAAAGCTGGCAGGGCGAGTCTAAAACCCCGTTTTGAGCTGACGACGATGTACACGACCCGTACTCCGTTTGCACGACCCGAATTGTTAAGTTCACGCAAGCAGGGTGAACTGATAAACGCCGCCAGGGTGTCTGCCAACCAGAATAAAGACTTTACCAATCAGCAACTGGAGTGGTTTGATGACCCAACTGTAGAGGATGTATGGAATTCAAATTCCAAAACCTGGGAATACTACTACAATAATGATATGGTTGATATTTTGATGCGTAAACAAAGTACGCAACGAAATATCAATCTTAGTGCTTCAGGTGGCAGCGACAAATCGACCTACCTGTTTTCTGTAGGATACCTGAGTCAGCAGGGTGTATTCAAATTTGGACCCGACAGCTACAGCAGGTTTAACGCAAGGATGAACTATAATACCAAATTGTCTAAGATATTCTCACTTGATACACGTTTGTCTTTTGTTAAGGAGAATATACTTGCTCCGTCAACAGGTATTACAGGCGAAGGTTTGATGTATCATATTTATTCGCTCCGTGCTGCACGTAACCCTATTTTCACACCGGGAACAAACGACAGTAAATATGCATTTATTGGTACAATATCCACTGCTTATCCGATTTTGAAAGATGGTGGTTACGATCAGGAGGACAGGTACAACATGAATGGCGTTATCAGCCTTAACGCTAAACAAATTTTAAAGGGGCTTGATTTAAAAGCAGTTTATAGTCCGGGTATGGTTTTCTCAGCAAGGGAAGTGTTTGCTAAAACTGTTCCACGCTTTACGATTGATTCAAACAAGCTGCCTGTTGCCAGTACGGCTATTAACCAGGTAAACTCGCTGAATAAAACAAGGCCCTATGTGCTTAATCAAAACTTCTTTGCAACTGCCGACTATGATTATAAACTCAATGATCACCATTTCCATTTATTGGGAGGTTTTGAGTACAAAACCTATAAATATGACTGGGTGCAGGCGATGCAGAGAGCATTATTACTAAACAATTTTGAAACATTAAATTATACGACGCTTGCTACTGCCGATGTGACGAATGTAGCTGACAACATACAAGAAAACAGATGGTTGTCTTATTTCGGACGCTTGAGCTACAATTTTGCGAGCAGGTATTATTTTGAAGGTGTACTTCGCCGTGATGGCAGCTCACGTTTATCTCCGGGTAATAAGTTTCAGACATTCTATTCGCTTAACGCATTTTGGCGTGCATCACAGGAAGAGTGGTTTAAACAAACATTGCCCTGGATCAATGAATTTAAATTAGCGGTTTCTTACGGAACGGCCGGTGGTGCGCAGACGTCCAATCCTAATGCCAGCAATTATGAATTTCAGAGTCTGTTGTTGAGAGGGTTTTATCCATTCAATGATTCCCGTACGGCTTTTTTACGGCAGGGTCAACTGCCTTCAGATGGCAAACAATGGGAAATCATAGAAACAACCAACTTCGGCGTTGATATCGAAGTGTTGAAAAGAAGGTTACGTATACATTTTGATTATTTTATCAAAGAAAACAACAATGTATTTGTCCAGCAAAATCTTCCGGCACTGCTGGGCGTAACGCCGAATGCCGCCAACCTTGCCGCTATCAGGGTGAAAGGCTGGGGTGTTACGGTTAACTGGACCGATAAATTCAGAAACGGTGGGTATTTTGTTTCGGCTAACCTCAGCGATGATATTAATAAAGTTATTCGCTATGATGGTTCCAATACTTATGCTGCAGGAATAAACAACACAATTTTAGGCATGTCAACCAACTCAATATTTGGTTACAAAGCTGATGGATATTTTGATACACCAGAAGAAGTACAAGGATCGCCCCGCAGAACCACGAATACCGGTGTAGGCGATATCAAATTGCTCGACATAAATAAAGATGGTTTCATTAACCAGGGTATAGGCACTGCTGCCAATCATGGTGACCTCGTTTATCTTGGTAATACAAACCCCCGTTATGTTTTTGGTGTGAGTGCCGGAGTTAACTGGAAGGGCTTCGATTTGTCCTTCCTCTTCAACGGTGTTGGCAAAAGAAGTATCCTGATTGATCCGATTGCAAGTATCGGTCTGTATGACGGTTGGAGAATGCCTTGGGCTATACACCAGGATTATTGGAGGCCGGATAATTTAAATGCCAAATTCCCAACCATACGTTTTGCTGACAGGGTAAACGACCAGGTTTCATCTCATTGGGTGCAAGATGCGAGTTACATACGGTTGAAAAACCTGCAAGTGGGTTATACATTCAGCAAGGCCAAGCATCACGTAAAAGGATTGGGCGATATCAGGCTCTATTTTTCCGGACAGGATCTTTGGGAGTTGACGGGTATGTGGTTTAATTACTATGATCCGGAGAATACCGATAGAATATCATTTGGTTACCCGCTTTGGAGAAGCTATGCTATGGGCTTAAACATCAGCTTTTAA
- a CDS encoding RagB/SusD family nutrient uptake outer membrane protein has translation MRLHKIFIINCITVAAVSLISNGCTKQLDLNTRTVITDPVFWKDSSDLIVGTNYLYLSIPDFDAPLEDRYSDLAINLSSTGAFNLNTVSDGSRPIPATDGQWNNLYTFIRAANNVIEKAAGIPDGPMKSNCIGQARFFRAMAYFRLVRTYGSVPYIGKTINGSTDPALYTPRTDRKAVVDSIYADLDFAASVCPQADKLPGSTASAGQPGREYGRITRSAALAFKSRVALYEGSWHKFHGAPEFTGTKDPEKHFTIARDAALLVMNEGKHSLYTKDGALSYQNLFRYPGEGYTNNKENILVRIYGKDISNFIAGHSYMRNQLTDGGNAASRTFHLLALYADGLPAGKSSLDSNGMETGLLTDYRNRDPRFVLTSFKVGDPSASIAGGNPTYGNTYHYHQQKYWTGQADFLVSPAIFLDFIAIRYGEVLLNYAEAVYELNNSISDADLNISVNLLRNRATNNDITKLPLLTNAFVTANGLNMQTEIRRERSVELAFEGFRYWDLLRWKTAETELPKVVLGRKYFTSGVSYGGATAPTMQNGYVLYQAADKRKFDPARDYLWPIPTSQIGLSNNTLTQNPNW, from the coding sequence ATGCGTTTACATAAAATCTTTATCATAAACTGTATTACTGTTGCAGCTGTATCGCTTATCAGCAACGGGTGTACAAAGCAACTGGATCTCAATACCAGGACAGTGATTACAGACCCGGTTTTTTGGAAAGACTCCAGCGATTTAATTGTGGGTACTAACTATTTGTATTTAAGTATCCCTGATTTCGATGCGCCTTTGGAAGATCGTTACAGCGACCTGGCGATCAATCTAAGTTCTACGGGTGCTTTTAATCTTAATACTGTGAGTGATGGAAGCCGTCCTATTCCTGCAACCGACGGGCAGTGGAATAATTTATATACTTTCATAAGGGCTGCAAATAATGTAATTGAAAAAGCTGCCGGTATTCCGGATGGTCCTATGAAAAGCAATTGTATCGGACAGGCACGTTTCTTCAGGGCTATGGCTTATTTTCGGTTGGTAAGAACTTATGGGTCGGTGCCTTATATCGGCAAAACCATTAATGGCAGCACTGACCCTGCATTATATACTCCCCGAACAGACCGAAAAGCGGTTGTAGATTCTATTTATGCAGATCTTGATTTTGCTGCGAGTGTTTGTCCGCAGGCAGATAAGCTACCTGGTAGCACCGCTTCAGCAGGTCAGCCAGGGAGAGAGTATGGACGAATTACAAGGAGCGCAGCGCTCGCTTTTAAATCCCGTGTAGCATTGTATGAGGGTTCATGGCACAAGTTTCACGGTGCGCCTGAATTTACAGGAACAAAAGATCCGGAAAAGCATTTCACCATAGCACGTGATGCGGCTTTGCTTGTAATGAACGAGGGAAAACATAGTCTTTATACAAAAGACGGTGCCTTGAGTTATCAAAATCTGTTCAGGTACCCCGGCGAAGGTTATACAAATAACAAAGAAAATATCCTCGTAAGAATTTATGGGAAGGATATAAGCAATTTTATTGCCGGTCACTCATACATGCGTAATCAACTTACTGATGGAGGAAATGCCGCATCAAGAACTTTTCATTTGCTGGCGCTTTATGCTGATGGTTTACCTGCAGGTAAATCCTCTCTTGATTCAAATGGTATGGAAACAGGTTTGCTGACAGATTACCGGAACAGGGATCCCCGTTTTGTATTGACTTCATTTAAAGTTGGCGATCCATCTGCTTCTATCGCAGGGGGTAATCCTACCTACGGCAACACATACCATTATCATCAACAAAAATACTGGACGGGCCAGGCAGACTTTTTAGTATCGCCCGCTATTTTCTTAGACTTTATTGCAATACGTTATGGTGAAGTGCTGTTAAACTATGCTGAAGCTGTATATGAATTAAATAACAGTATATCTGATGCAGATCTGAATATATCTGTTAATCTGCTGCGTAACAGGGCCACCAACAATGATATTACAAAGTTACCCTTGTTGACCAACGCCTTTGTTACTGCCAACGGATTAAATATGCAAACAGAAATACGCAGAGAACGATCAGTTGAACTAGCATTTGAAGGATTTCGTTACTGGGATCTGCTACGCTGGAAAACAGCGGAAACAGAGCTGCCGAAAGTTGTACTGGGACGTAAATATTTCACCAGTGGGGTAAGCTATGGTGGCGCTACTGCTCCCACCATGCAGAATGGTTACGTTCTGTACCAGGCAGCAGATAAAAGGAAGTTTGATCCCGCCAGAGATTATTTATGGCCCATACCCACTTCGCAAATTGGGTTGAGCAATAACACATTGACACAAAACCCTAACTGGTAA
- a CDS encoding heparinase II/III domain-containing protein, giving the protein MLRAFILIVLFLNAFTVTAYETRNLLQKKASVDQVKASLVAKEAWIKYPAYTNRNGWDAFTGSLKDDLIKEGEAYLDYTWKVVRASDYLEYERSGSRVAMENPFNANNTALSRLLFAELAEGKGRFMNQIINGVWQTCEMSSWVLSAHLSVQKSKRALPDYREEIIDLTSADMGSFLSWTWYFLHDAFDKVNPVISSRLRANIQKRILDPYMQRSDYWWQAFNYKPGVLVNNWNPWCNSNVLTCFLLLEEDATKLAAAVHRTMQSVDHFINYVKEDGACEEGPSYWGHAAGKLYDYLQLLSNASNGKLSIFNEPMIKNMGEYIARSYVGNGWVVNFADASAKGGGDAGVIYRYGKAVNSEEMQAFGAYLVKANKGKVEVNAGRDFFRSIENIASYNELLQAKPALPTANYTWYPQTQFCYMKNKEGFFFAGKAGFNNESHNHNDVGTFSLYVNEVPMFIDAGVGTYTRQTFSSERYTIWTMQSNYHNLPVINGKPQEFGAQFKAKDVLFDAKMNLFRADISDAYNKDASVKKWVRSYTLSANKLIIDDAFELTELITANQLNFLTWAKPDLSKPGMVVLEKEGKAVKMQYDAAQFDATVETIPQTDPRLTKVWGSEIYRLSLTAKKQQLKGRYKFEIAKNESINGK; this is encoded by the coding sequence ATGCTTCGTGCATTTATTCTTATTGTGCTTTTCCTGAATGCTTTTACAGTAACTGCATATGAAACACGTAACCTGTTGCAGAAGAAAGCATCTGTTGATCAGGTGAAAGCAAGTCTTGTTGCAAAAGAAGCATGGATCAAGTATCCTGCCTATACAAACAGGAATGGTTGGGATGCATTTACCGGTTCTCTGAAAGATGATTTGATAAAAGAAGGTGAAGCTTATCTCGATTATACCTGGAAAGTTGTAAGAGCTTCTGATTATTTAGAATACGAACGCAGCGGCAGCCGGGTGGCAATGGAAAATCCGTTTAACGCAAACAACACGGCATTAAGTCGATTGCTGTTTGCAGAATTAGCCGAAGGGAAGGGGCGTTTCATGAATCAAATCATCAACGGTGTGTGGCAAACTTGTGAGATGTCGTCGTGGGTATTGTCTGCACATCTCTCTGTACAAAAATCAAAAAGAGCGCTGCCCGATTATCGTGAAGAGATCATTGATCTTACTTCTGCTGATATGGGTTCTTTTTTATCGTGGACATGGTATTTTTTGCATGATGCATTTGATAAAGTAAACCCTGTTATTTCATCAAGACTTCGTGCAAATATTCAGAAACGTATTCTTGATCCATACATGCAGCGTAGTGACTATTGGTGGCAGGCATTCAATTACAAACCCGGAGTGTTGGTAAACAACTGGAATCCCTGGTGTAATTCGAATGTGCTTACCTGTTTTCTTTTATTGGAAGAAGACGCCACAAAACTTGCGGCTGCAGTGCATCGCACCATGCAAAGCGTTGATCACTTTATTAACTATGTAAAAGAAGACGGTGCTTGCGAAGAAGGCCCATCTTATTGGGGACACGCTGCCGGGAAACTATACGATTATCTTCAACTGCTGAGTAATGCAAGCAATGGCAAGCTCAGCATCTTTAATGAGCCCATGATCAAAAACATGGGCGAATACATTGCCCGCAGTTATGTTGGCAATGGTTGGGTGGTGAATTTTGCTGACGCTTCTGCAAAAGGTGGTGGCGATGCAGGTGTGATCTATCGTTACGGCAAAGCCGTGAACAGTGAAGAGATGCAGGCATTTGGTGCTTATCTTGTAAAGGCAAATAAGGGGAAAGTTGAGGTCAATGCGGGAAGAGATTTCTTCCGTAGTATTGAAAACATTGCATCATACAACGAATTGCTCCAGGCAAAACCAGCATTGCCAACAGCAAACTATACATGGTATCCGCAAACACAATTTTGCTACATGAAAAACAAAGAAGGTTTCTTCTTTGCAGGCAAAGCCGGGTTCAATAACGAAAGTCATAACCACAATGATGTAGGAACATTTTCATTATATGTAAACGAAGTACCCATGTTTATTGATGCAGGGGTAGGAACATACACAAGACAAACATTCAGCAGCGAACGTTATACCATCTGGACAATGCAGAGCAACTATCACAATCTGCCTGTGATCAATGGTAAGCCCCAGGAGTTTGGTGCACAGTTTAAAGCAAAGGATGTTTTGTTTGATGCAAAAATGAATTTGTTCCGTGCCGATATAAGTGACGCATACAATAAAGATGCATCTGTAAAAAAATGGGTACGCAGTTATACTCTTTCAGCAAACAAACTAATCATCGATGATGCATTTGAGTTAACTGAATTAATAACAGCAAACCAACTCAACTTTCTAACCTGGGCGAAACCAGATCTATCAAAACCGGGCATGGTCGTGCTTGAAAAAGAAGGTAAGGCTGTTAAGATGCAATATGATGCTGCACAATTTGATGCAACTGTTGAAACTATTCCGCAAACAGACCCACGTTTGACCAAAGTATGGGGTAGTGAAATTTACCGTCTCAGCTTAACAGCAAAAAAGCAACAGTTAAAAGGTCGGTACAAATTTGAGATCGCAAAAAATGAATCTATCAACGGAAAATAA